From a region of the Pleuronectes platessa chromosome 22, fPlePla1.1, whole genome shotgun sequence genome:
- the ppp1r3aa gene encoding uncharacterized protein ppp1r3aa — MQIYHCSRARGTLVCATLPATQTAGRGRQLPLRPPSIMEALCVRPLKEDGVVTEEEERERCGGQEDGGREASSPTGSTTDEDTDEDSEPEPPSVVCRKVSFADAFGLNLVSVKEFDNVEATGSEVSRPPERDAAFPLEEFYMSCLFTVPSSPEELDQRLREQMLELESIELLPGTTMLRGTIRVVNLGYNKSVYARISLDCWSSYFDLLAEYVPGSSDRETDRFAFKYSLIPPFDREGTRVDFCLRYETTAGTFWANNKEINYVLFCHQRGQAKELGPQVLEESGGYKSKRSCLKAKRRISAEEKTKESNNTATPSAGAQVPHKAQEAERQTADSTETHSLLHHEGHKALVDGVKSWPRGVRLARVQEDPSQRRQARRVYSHDSAGCQKITPPGPAPWCDHVSNRYNRQKKPNDTPPVLTYHQIPLLTLDWKSDTPQRWGAADMDDIWAGNAKQTRPKASVENIEATPSVNDLWETFLHGTVDTGDKDTSAGHVWQEFLNEPSRQDHSGVPEAEWLQTAASVSPSNHRGPQCSARSHAFREVQMGTDAPTASETTSSNSDRQPNAEACVCDNTLTRGASQRSQTNSVTHTLEECSLQGVRPVSGGSVDSSAACHMLPTWERAGKRGEAEGAGGDERVAPLAADLVTSSGESKTADMTEMPESQNASAVDRISQRARLDEGLSSRGEGEGTGTAHNETRDTLAFRETIRQGTEDGESFVFATSGETAGGIMTNRTENQASTEEKLFRPLETGACETSPRNADEKRSEDFGLNPKSENPLMENEGDENEIRPEQSHAHKFNPNQTCEENIRPSAVLEGGFKLDGSEKDLSDKDQEGFRQLKSPAWQRGDASLVSEVHNKQLRTIRAAEELLDGKEEEKNLRKSEETEEKESLSCSGTNVERQEINPSAQITPNVEIKVLHSDTSPAERHVLNPTEVEGLRLKSSQDVMRDRREGAGRETSPEEITLKENIDAETEPQRQPATLQGVEEDMRLREEEERRLTTEATRGWTGNAEDPRVERKNTSGELKEREKVENPQRGECRRLSDGTNDLVMAEKTVALESRVEEALIERFGEDLVRRIWEEVFGQRARDTSVVDGMNGSPADITSDRHPLLEKGSFPLTDPNLRTHQGQEEARETSSKEDSPGRQLLGTINQTHTDLDSSAHPVGELAASLTEPAQTISSAKEQENASEIRNRPIARQEAGGQTAECSRPAHPFHTHPTFPSETLKESDDLVRWSLHVLRHITRLLLCTLLVAGFFTILFLYDFPAFIALYVFSACWWFYKWRTHRVTVHKGVGRKFAEKREGVEECGASH, encoded by the exons ATGCAGATT TATCACTGCAGCCGGGCTCGGGGCACTCTGGTCTGTGCCACCCTCCCAGCCACACAGACGGCAGGACGGGGCCGACAGCTGCCTCTCAGACCACCGAGCATTATGGAGGCTCTGTGCGTACGACCCTTGAAAGAGGATGGTGTCgtgacggaggaagaggagcgggaGAGATGTGGGGGACAGGAAGATGGAGGAAGGGAGGCCTCGTCTCCCACGGGCTCCACCACAGACGAGGACACAGATGAGGACTCGGAACCGGAGCCCCCGTCGGTCGTCTGCAGGAAGGTGTCGTTCGCTGACGCATTCGGCCTCAACCTGGTGTCGGTGAAGGAGTTTGACAATGTTGAGGCgacggggtcagaggtcagccggCCTCCTGAGAGGGACGCTGCGTTTCCTCTGGAGGAGTTCTACATGTCCTGTCTGTTTACAGTCCCATCATCCCCGGAGGAGCTGGACCAGAGGCTACGGGAGCAgatgctggagctggagagcaTCGAACTTCTCCCAGGAACCACCATGCTCCGCGGGACGATCAGGGTGGTCAACCTCGGCTACAACAAGTCGGTTTATGCCCGAATCAGCCTGGATTGCTGGAGCAGCTACTTTGACCTGCTTGCGGAGTACGTGCCCGGATCCAGTGACAGGGAAACAGACCGATTTGCTTTCAAGTACAGTCTGATTCCTCCCTTCGACAGGGAGGGCACCAGGGTGGATTTCTGCCTGCGCTACGAAACGACGGCGGGCACCTTCTGGGCCAACAACAAGGAGATTAACTACGTGCTGTTCTGCCACCAGAGAGGGCAAGCGAAGGAGCTCGGGCCTCAGGTGCTGGAGGAGAGCGGCGGCTACAAGAGCAAGAGGAGCTGCCTCAAAGCGAAAAG GAGGATAAGTGCAGAGGAAAAGACCAAGGAGTCCAATAACACAGCAACACCCTCTGCAG GAGCACAAGTCCCTCATAAAGCACAGGaggctgagagacagacggcggacagcacagagacacactcgcTATTACACCACGAAGGACACAAAGCCTTG GTGGACGGGGTGAAAAGCTGGCCCAGAGGAGTACGTTTGGCCCGTGTGCAGGAGGACCCCTCCCAGAGGAGGCAAGCACGACGGGTATATTCACATGACTCAGCCGGTTGCCAGAAGATTACTCCGCCTGGGCCAGCTCCGTGGTGTGACCATGTGAGCAATCGCTACAACCGCCAGAAAAAGCCAAACGACACTCCGCCTGTCCTCACCTACCATCAGATCCCTCTGCTCACACTGGACTGGAAAAGCGATACGCCGCAGCGGTGGGGGGCTGCTGATATGGATGACATCTGGGCTGGGAACGCTAAGCAGACCAGGCCAAAGGCGTCTGTTGAAAATATAGAAGCTACGCCGTCTGTTAATGATTTGTGGGAGACTTTTCTTCACGGTACAGTTGATACCGGTGATAAAGACACCTCGGCTGGTCACGTGTGGCAGGAATTTCTAAATGAGCCGAGTCGTCAGGACCATTCTGGTGTCCCGGAGGCGGAATGGCTGCAAACAGCGGCGTCGGTGTCTCCCTCAAATCACAGGGGGCCCCAATGCTCGGCAAGAAGTCACGCCTTTCGAGAAGTTCAGATGGGAACGGACGCACCCACCGCCTCAGAGACGACTTCATCTAACTCCGACCGCCAGCCGAACGCAGAGGCGTGTGTCTGTGACAACACGTTGACCCGAGGAGCCTCGCAAAGGTCGCAGACGAATTCTGTAACACACACTTTAGAGGAATGTAGCCTCCAGGGGGTGAGGCCTGTGTCCGGGGGCTCTGTTGACAGTTCGGCCGCGTGTCACATGCTTCCAACCTGGGAGCGGGcgggaaaaagaggagaagcagaaggagcaggcGGAGATGAGCGCGTCGCACCGCTCGCGGCCGATTTAGTAACAAGCTCAGGGGAGTCGAAGACAGCCGACATGACAGAAATGCCAGAGTCTCAGAATGCCAGCGCTGTTGATAGGATCTCACAGCGAGCGAGGCTGGACGAGGGTCTTTCATCTCGTGGGGAAGGGGAGGGTACAGGTACCGCACACAATGAGACACGTGACACGCTGGCATTTAGGGAGACAATCAGACAGGGGACAGAGGACGGGGAGAGTTTTGTCTTCGCCACGTCCGGAGAAACAGCGGGAGGGATCATGACAAACCGCACGGAAAATCAAGCCTCTACGGAGGAGAAGTTATTTAGGCCGCTGGAAACGGGGGCGTGTGAAACGTCCCCGAGGAACGCAGATGAAAAACGCAGCGAGGACTTTGGGCTGAACCCAAAGAGTGAAAATCCATTGATGGAGAACGAGGGAGATGAAAACGAAATAAGACCCGAGCAATCGCACGCACACAAATTCAATCCAAACCAAACATGTGAGGAAAACATCAGGCCGAGCGCAGTACTGGAAGGTGGATTCAAATTGGATGGATCGGAAAAAGATTTGAGTGACAAAGACCAGGAGGGATTCAGACAACTAAAATCACCGGCCTGGCAGAGGGGAGACGCATCCTTAGTTTCAGAAGTGCATAATAAACAGTTGAGGACAATCCGAGCAGCGGAGGAACTGCTTGAtgggaaagaagaggagaagaatctACGGAAAtctgaagaaactgaagaaaAGGAAAGTTTGAGTTGCAGTGGAACAAATGTGGAGCGACAGGAAATAAACCCATCAGCTCAGATCACGCCCAATGTGGAGATAAAGGTCCTCCACAGTGACACTTCCCCAGCAGAGAGACACGTCCTGAACCCAACAGAGGTGGAAGGGTTGAGATTGAAATCATCACAGGATGTTATGAGGGATCGGAGAGAGGGCGCAGGCCGTGAAACGAGCCCGGAGGAAATTACGTTGAAGGAGAACATCGACGCTGAAACAGAGCCTCAACGCCAACCTGCGACTCTACAAGGAGTAGAGGAGGATATGAggctgagagaggaagaggagagaaggctGACAACAGAGGCGACGAGGGGGTGGACGGGTAACGCGGAGGACCCTCGGGTCGAGAGAAAGAACACGTCAGGGGAATTGAAAGAGCGAGAGAAGGTGGAGAACCCTCAACGTGGTGAATGTAGGAGATTGTCAGATGGAACGAACGACCTGGTTATGGCAGAAAAGACTGTGGCACTTGAGTCGAGGGTGGAGGAGGCGCTCATTGAACGATTTGGTGAGGATTTGGTCAGGAGGATTTGGGAGGAGGTGTTTGGTCAGAGAGCGCGGGACACGAGTGTCGTGGATGGAATGAACGGTAGCCCGGCAGATATTACATCTGACCGCCATCCTCTTTTGGAGAAAGGTTCATTTCCCTTGACCGATCCAAATCTAAGAACCCATCAAGGCCAAGAGGAAGCGAGAGAGACAAGTAGCAAAGAGGACTCCCCTGGTCGTCAGCTGCTCGGCACAATAAATCAAACTCACACAGATCTGGATTCAAGTGCTCATCCGGTTGGAGAGCTCGCCGCCTCATTGACTGAACCAGCCCAAACCATCAGCTCTGCAAAGGAGCAGGAAAACGCCTCTGAAATAAGAAATAGACCCATCGCCCGTCAGGAGGCCGGTGGACAAACAGCAGAATGCAGTCGACCGGCCCACCCGTTTCACACACACCCCACTTTCCCCTCCGAGACATTGAAAGAGTCCGACGACCTCGTCCGCTGGAGCCTCCACGTGCTCCGTCACATCACCAGACTCCTGCTGTGCACCCTGTTAGTCGCCGGCTTCTtcaccatcctcttcctctacgATTTCCCGGCATTCATCGCGCTCTACGTGTTTTCGGCGTGCTGGTGGTTTTACAAGTGGAGGACACATCGGGTCACGGTGCACAAGGGGGTGGGGAGAAAGTTTGCGGAGAAAAGAGAAGGCGTTGAAGAGTGCGGTGCGTCGCATTGA